GAGCTGGTTTCAACAAAACTGTGGCACCTGGATAACCCTGAGCGCTTCGAAACTCTCTGCAAAGTCACCATGGATATGCGATTTCCTCCAGGAGTTGGATTGCCGGGTCGGGTTCTGGCCAGCAGGAAGCCATCATGGATTATCGATGTGACACAAGATTCGAATTTTCCAAGAGCCCAGTTGGCAAAGGACATCGGAGTCAAAGCCGGATTCGCCTTCCCCGTCATGGTGCGCACTGATGTTGTGGCTGTTCTTGAGTTCTTCTCCGAGGAAGCCGTGGAGCCTGATGAGTCATTGCTTGAAGTTATGGCTCAAATCGGCATTCAGCTCGGGCGTGTCGTCGAACGCAAACAGGGGGAGCAGGCCTTGCTGGAATCCGAAGAAAAATATAGAGCGGCTGTGGAAGAATCCCTGTTGGGTGTTTACATTATTCAGGATGGTTTCTTTAGATTTGTCAATAAACGCTTTTGTGATTTATTGGGCTATTCCTATGATGAGGTTGTTGATAAACTTGGTCCGATTGATCTTACCCTCCCTGCTGATAGAAAGATTGTTCAAAAAAAGATTGAGGATCGGCTGAATGGTCTCATCAAAACTGCCGAATATGAGCTAAGAGCCATCAAAAAAAATGGAGAAATATTACTCATCAAAGTTCTTGGCAGTATAGCAACCTACAGAGGAAGACCGGCCATCATAGGGACCATGCTTGATCTCAGCAAGGAAAAGCTTCTTGAGCTTCAATTGATGAGAGCGCAGAAAATGGAAAGTTTAGGGCAACTGGCAGGGGGGATTGCCCATGACTTCAATAATATCCTTGGTATTATCTCTGGCTCACTGGAGATCTTTCAGAATAAGGCATTTCCCGAAGACTGCAAAAAGATCATTGCGATGGCAAAGAATGCCACTGAAAGAGGTTCGGAAATTGTGAAACGGCTTCTTCTCTTCTCAAGAAATGAGGAAGTGAAGCTCATTCCTCTTTCGCTTCCCATGGTCATTGATGAAACCATCAGTATCCTTGAACACACAATTGAAAGAAATATTACCATAGAGAAAAATATTGACGATTCCAATACCTTCATTCTGGGAAATAAGGAACAGTTCCTCCAGGCATTGCTCAATATCTGCATGAATGCAAGGGATGCCATGCCTTCAGGTGGAACCATCAAAATCATACTTGAAAAAGCTAAGGCAGGAGACTTGAAACAGAAACTTCCTGCTATGGAGGATAAGAACTTCTGTGCCCTTCATATCTCAGATACAGGTATTGGAATGGATGAATGGATTCAAGAACACATTTTTGATCCCTTCTTTACAACGAAAGAAAAAGGGAAAGGAACAGGCCTGGGCCTCTCCATCGTTCATGGCATCATTAAAAACCATAAAGGTTTCATCGATGTAACAAGTTCCCGAGGTCGGGGGACAACCTTTACTATCTACCTTCCCGTTGTTTCCTTGCCTGCAGAGATCGTCATGACAGAGGAGGAAACGAAAATAAAAGGGGGTCATGAGAGAATTCTAGTTGTGGAAGATGAAGAATTTCTTCGGGAAATCCTGAAGGAAGAGCTCCTCTCGCTGGGTTACGAAGTGATTGAGGCATCCAATGGATTCGAAGCGCTTGCCATATTTAAAGATAGATTTCTTTCCATTGACCTTATCATTCTTGATATTGGAATGCCGGGAATGACAGGGGATATCATCTTTTCAAAATTGAAAGAGATTGATCCAGAGGTCCATGTCATGATTGCCAGCGGCTATCTGGAAATTCCTAAGAGGAATCAACTCAAGCAGCTCGGGGTGAAAGAATTCATTCAGAAACCTTATACACTCAAGGAAGTCGCTTTAGCTGTTAGAAAGATTCTTGATGACTCCCAGGGAAAGATGACTGAGGTCCCCTTCTCTGAAAAAGCGAATTGAGCAACAACCTTAAGGAAAAAAGTCTTTACATTAAAAAATTTTTTGTTATGATAGGAAATGATTTTAAGTTTTAATTTTACTTAGACATAGACTTACTGTCAAGAACCCTTCATAAAAAGGGGCTTTAAATGAGAAAGATGAAAATGGTATTGCTTAAAAAATTGATCTGCTTTTGTCTTTCGCTGTCACTTCTTGTATTACCTTCCCTCTCTTTTTCCAAGGAAGCCGGGTCGGAACTACGCGGAAAGGTCTTCCGGTCAGATGGAAAGACAGCCATAATGGGCGCTACCGTCAGAGCTTACCACATCGAATCGGGGAAACTTTACAACAGCGCGCCGACGGATGAATCGGGGTCTTATGCGCTGACCCATCTTCCCTACGGTTATTACGATGTCGCCGTCGAGACACCAGAAGGTCTTTTCGTATCGACACAGGTGATCAACGTTGCTCCCGATAGCAAACTATCGCTCTCCTTTGCCATTAGCTCCTTCGAGGAACAGCCGCAGGAATGGTGGGCAGGAAAGGAGAAACCCCAGATTCCAGCTCTGAAGAAAGAATCTTCAGGAATTGCAAAGGTTCTCGAACGGAAAGGCGGAAAGGCTTTCTGGAAAAGCGGTAAAGGGATTGCCACCATCCTTGTTGGCTCGGCAGCCGTCATCGGCGCCATCATCGCCAGCGGCGGAGAGGAAGGCAGCCCACATTAATTTCCGTGACGCGAGGACCTGTCCGGCAACAGGGAATATCAGATGCTGGCTGCTTTTCTCCCGATAGAGTTCCAGAACCCCCGCTGGATCATCGTGATGAACACCTCTTCCAGCAGCGCGGTCTCCTCTGCCCGCAACTTCTTCGGTGAATTCACTCTCCTCCTCCTGCTAATCATGGTGGCTCTCTTCGTCGGAACCATTCAGGTGTTCCGCGATATCACCGAGAGAAAGAGGATGGAACAGATCCTAGCCGAATCGGAAGAAAAATACCGGAGAGTTGTGGAAGGGTCGCTAGCAGGAGTTTATATTCATCAGGATGGGATCTTCAAGTTCGTCAACAAGCGCTTCTGCGAGATTATGGGTTACGATTATGAGGAACTCATCGACAGGATGGGACCGCTTGATCTTGCACATCCGGAAAATAAGATCCTCGTGCAAAAGAAGATCGAAGAACGCTTGAAAGGCCAGGTCCAGGTTGCCGAATATGAAGCCAGAGCCGTCAGGAAGAACGGAGAGATCATACCGGTCCGGATCCTTGGCAGCACCATAATCTACCGTGGAAAACCCGCCATCATGGGGACCATCCTGGACCAGAGCAAGGAAAAGGCGCTCGAGCTTCAACTGATCCAATCGCAGAAGATGGAAAGCCTTGGTCAACTGGCGGGTGGGATCGCCCATGACTTCAACAACATTCCGGGAATCATCGTAGGGTCTCTGGATATCCTTAAGAGCACGAACCCTAATGAGCGTTCGACCAGATACATCGACATGTCCCTTGAAGCCGCCAAGCGTGGTTCCGATGAGGAACCACTTTTTCCCTCTATTTCCCCATGGCGCAGGTCACCGCCGAAAAGATGGAATTCAATGAGAAGCTCGGCGAAATAAAGGGAGGAACCGAGAAGCTCCTCATCGTGGAAGATGAGGAGGCGCTGCGGCAGCTCTTGAAGGAGACATTCATGGTGCTGGGCTACGAGATCCTCCAGGCCACCGATGGTTTTGAGGCAATCGAACTTTTCCGGGAGAAGGCCGATCTCATCGACCTTGTCATCCTAGATATCGGTCTGCCAGGGATGGCGGGAGACATCGTCGCCATGAAGCTGAAATCCATTCGCCCTCATGCCAGAATCGTGATCGCCAGTGGGTATCTGGAATTCCCCAGGAAGGCAGAGCTCCTCGAACTCGGCGTGAAAGAATTTATCCAGAAGCCTTATTCCATAATGGAAATCGCCAGCACTGTCCGCCGCATCCTCGACGAAGCCCCTTTCTCCCCTGTATGACCCTCCAGGCATCATGCCTGACATCCAAAGCAGGATACCTTATCTATTCGGGAAATGGAATCCTGTGGTATATTATTCAAAAACCGGGAGAAGATAGATTAACGCAGAAAGTTATTGATCAAATCTCAATGGAGAAGAATCAAGAGAAAAGAGTAACCGCGTCTGCGCCGTTAGCGGACAGGATGAGGCCCATGGACTTCGATGAGTTCCTGGGTCAGGACGACATAGTTGGCGAGGGAAAGCTCCTCCGGCGCGCCATCGAAAAAGACGAGTTGCGCTCCATAATCCTCTGGGGACCACCAGGCTCAGGCAAGACGACTCTCGCACACATCATCGCACATCACACGAAGGCAAAGTTCATCCCTTTCAGTGCCGTCCTCGCGGGGATCAAAGAGGTCAAAGAGGTCATGGCTCAGGCGGAAGAGCACAGGAAGATGTTCGGTCAGAAGACCATCCTCTTCATAGATGAGATTCACCGGTTTAACAAAGCCCAGCAAGATGCATTCCTGCCATACGTTGAAAAAGGGATCATCATCCTCATCGGAGCGACTACCGAGAATCCATCCTTCGAAGTGATCGCTCCCCTCCTCTCCCGCTCAAAGGTATACGTCCTGAGGCCTCTCTCCCAAGAGATGATAGAGAAGATTCTGAAGAAGGCGCTGACCGATGAGAGAGGTTTGATGCGGCTTAACGTTTCCATTGAAGACACTCTGCTGAAAGAGATCGCCATCCTTTCGCAAGGAGACGCGCGCTTTGCCCTCAACATCCTCGAGTTCGTCTGCGCGAATGCTCAACCGGGTGAAGCAGGAAGAAGAAAGATCGCACGGGAGATGATCATAGACGCTCTTCAAAAGACGTCGCTCTATTACGACAAGGATGGTGAAGAACACTACAACCTCATATCTGCTCTCCATAAATCGCTCAGGAATTCAGATCCCGACGCTGCGCTCTACTGGCTTGCGAGGATGTTGCAATCCGGAGAAGACCCCCTCTACATAGCAAGGCGTATGGTGAGGTTTGCCAGTGAGGACGTAGGAGTAGCTGATCCTCAGGCCCTCCAAGTCGCCATCGCCGCCAAGGAGGCCATCCATTTCCTCGGGATACCGGAAGGTGATCTCGCCCTCGCCGAGGCAGCCGTCTATCTCGCAATGGCTCCCAAGAGCAACTCCCTCTATGAAGCCTATGGAAAAGTGACCGACGACATCCGAAAAGGCGAGGTCTTCCCCGTTCCTCTGCATCTGAGGAATGCTCCGACCGGACTTATGAAAGCGTTGAAGTATGGGGAGGGGTATAAATACGCCCACGATTTCGAGGATGCCATGACCGATATGGATTGTCTCCCGGAGAAACTCAGATCAAGGAAGTACTATACGCCGACGGCAAGAGGATTCGAGAAGCTGATCAGAGAGAGGCTCGAAAAATGGGAAGCATTCAAGAAAAGGAACAAAGATAAAGCCGGGAAAAAATAAAGCCGGGAAAAATAAAAAACCCAGCGGGTTTGCGTCCCGCTGGGATCTTCAAATTCAGGTACAGGATTTACAGTTTCATGACTCTTTCGGCGTGGGGCCCCCGAGGTCCTTCCTTGATTTCGAACTCTACTTCTTCCCCCTTGTCAAGCGTTTTGTACCCTTCCGACTGTATTGCGGAGTAATGGACGAAAACATCCGGTCCATCCTCTCTCTCAATAAAGCCATAACCTTTTGTGTTATTGAACCACTTGATCTTTCCTTTAGGCAACTGCTAAACCTCCTTTCCTGAAAATCTCACCCGCACTTACTACCAGCCTGCGGTTCTTCTTAAAAAAAAGCCACAAAGAAAAGTCTCTGTGGCTTACGGACCTAACGAATCAATACAGCAACCTCAAAATCGCCTAAAGTATACACCTACATCTTTCAAAGTCAAGACTTTTTCTTCTATTCACACTTGTTAGTCGATGCATTTATTTCAGCGTCTCGGGCTCCCTTCTGATAGGTCGAGCAAACATCATAGGTGCTCTTTTTGCCGCCAGAATGTTCAAACCTTGCCAGGTAATAGAATCCTTCACCTGCAGGAGGCTGGCTGTCATCAAAAGTCTGCGTGTCCGCGCTGTCATTCTCGACACATCCAGTCAGCGAGGAAGAAAAATCGCCATGGCTCGAACGCAGGGAGTTCAGATCGCCTTTCACGATATCATAGGATTCTGCACCGGAAACCGGATCCCATGTGATAGTTGACTTATCACTTGAGAACCTGAGCCCTGAAATCGTTTCCTGGTCACAAACGGTCATGATCTGATCAGCATTGACATTGGAGAGGATCTTCGTCGTCCCATCCGGCCAGCGAATCTCGAGTTGATTAACCACGGTGGATGATCCCAACCCAAAATGGATTCTCATGGAGTTCTGAGTGGAATGATAGCCTGTTCCCCCGGAGACCTCTCTCATCATCGCAGTGCTTCCCACAGTCGCTTTGACTCTCGCGCCGATGGCTGCCCGATTGTTGTATGTGGTCCCAAGCAAATTTAGCTCGAGCCAGTGGTTGCTATTTGCTGTAACATTCTTGAAAAGATGGAAATAAGAAGGCTGGCACCACGTGTTGGCATCGGCCGTGTTGCAGTCAGGCTTCTCCGGCTCTGGAGTGTTGATGTACTGGCACTCTCCTGTCCCGTCTCCATCACTGTCACTGCATTCCACCCAGTAATTATTTCCCCCTGCAGCCAGATCCAGATCGCCGTCATTGTCATAATCTGCCCAGGCCGCCGTGCTTGAATACCATAGCTTCATGCAATTCGCTCCGGCTGCCGGTGGTTGTTTCGGGTCCGATGGGCAGTCACCATAGTAATTCGTCATGTCCGTGAACTTCTGGTATCCATCACCACCTATCCCGTTGTTGCGGTACATTTTGGAGTAATAGCTGGAGTACATATAAATCTGCGTCACATAGATATCGATATCGCCATCATTGTCTGCATCTCCCCAGGTAGGAGATGTCTCTGTCCAGTCGTTTCTTGAGGTCGACATCTGCTCCATACCGGTGTTCGGGCGGATATTCGTGAAATTATAATCAGGAGGGCCGTTGTTCCTGTACAAAGCAGAAGCATCGTGCCCTAAGAATAGCCAGTAAATCTCGTGGGCAAGATCAGCTTCGTAGAGGTCGATGTCGCCGTCATTATCCATGTCGCCCCAATCCGAACCGAGTGTATGTCCTTCATCACCTACATTATCGGCTTTAGCACATCCCTTCGAATCCGCTACATTCTTGAACTTTCCGCTCCCCTGATTTTCCCAGAGCGTATTGGGCATGATTCTATAGTTTGAAATATAGATGTCGTTCAGGTTGTCGTTGTTATAATCGCCCCAGGTCACTCCTCTCACGCATCGCCGATCTACTTCATTAGGCTTTTCGTCCTGCGTTCCATCACCGTCAGCATCGCGAACTCCGCTCGTCCAGGAAACATCGGTAAACGTCTTGTTTCCATTGTTTTTATAGAAGAAATCAGGCCAGCAATAGAGAGTGCTGCCATCCCAGGTCTCATAGTTTCCGATGTAGAGATCAATGTAGCCGTCTGCATCGTAATCGCCCCAGGCGGATGCCGTGAAGGGCCATGAGTTCCATGGACACCATGGGTTGGCACTCGTGCAGCCGCAATCGCCATCGTAAGCCGAGCATCCCCTATTCTTCAGGCCGGAGCTGTCCGTCTGGTTAGAGAATGTCCCGTCGCCGTTGTTGATCCAGAGAGCATTCGTACCGCTCGTGCAGAAGAAATCGAGGTCTCCGTCGTTGTCGATATCTCCCCAGTGGCCGCCGTTGCCACCCGTGAATGTCGTATGCTTCGAAAAGGTGAAATCTGGTGGACCGGAATTAATGTACAAGTCGCCGCAGCCGATCAGTAGGTCTTCATAGCCGTCGTTATTGAAATCGCCCCACGTCACTGACCCGGCTCCATGGACGCCGATGCCGACATCGTTCGTGACGTCAACGAATTTCATCTCCTGGGAAAATAAGAACGATGCCTTAAACAAAAACGAAACAGAGAACATGATGAACAAACATTCGCGCACTTTGTTTTTAGACATACTTCCCCCTTTCTTTTATCGATTATTCATTAATTATATACTGTGAATACAAAGATAAGTCAATACAAAATTCTTTGCTTGACTATTTGCCGATGAGGAGGCGGTCGGCGATCTCGGAAGGAAGAGGCGACTTTCTGATGGCCTCGGCAACCTTCTCGATGTCGTATTCCACTCTCAAGATCCTGACCCTGACGTTGGCGTCAGCGTCCAGGATGACGCAGGAGGCTCTCGGGTTTCCATCCTTAGGATTCCCTACACTTCCCACGTTGATGAAATGAATCCCATCGATGTTTTTGTGGAAGGGAACGTGCGTGTGGGCAAAAACGTTCACATCGGCTCCCGTGTACCTTGCCATATCTCTCATGAAATCATCGCCGCGGGACTCCCAGATGGATGTGTAGATGTCAAAAGGGTTTGCATGGAAGAGAGAATAGGTTTGCTTCCCCGCTTTGAAATTTATGTCAAAGGGAAGATCGATGAGGAGGCTCCTTGCCGCGTGGCTGACCCGGTCTCTCGTCCATAAATATGTTCT
The genomic region above belongs to Acidobacteriota bacterium and contains:
- a CDS encoding PAS domain S-box protein, coding for MHFIATSKDITESKREEEKLLRQSVLLNAINTIFREMLTCKTKEELGKACLTVAEKLTGSKFGYIGELNQAGLFDTIAISNPGWVACKIPGSKATKLIKNMEIRGIDRSTLREGASRIVNDPYSHPDWIGTPEGHSSISSFLGVPLKHAGKTIGMIGLANKESGYDLADQEAIEVLSIAIVEALNRKEIEEKISTAKKEWEETFDAVNDLVAILDKNHKIKRINKAMADRLGLNYKDAIDLSCYELFHGTKEPPSNCPYEQMLKDGRQHQAEIHEKRLGGDFIISVSPFYGEEGQIVGAVHVAHDITERVKAERALQQKATIVQLLQEIAVASNMASTIEEAMQTTLDKVCVYTGWPIGHVFMHSADSSGELVSTKLWHLDNPERFETLCKVTMDMRFPPGVGLPGRVLASRKPSWIIDVTQDSNFPRAQLAKDIGVKAGFAFPVMVRTDVVAVLEFFSEEAVEPDESLLEVMAQIGIQLGRVVERKQGEQALLESEEKYRAAVEESLLGVYIIQDGFFRFVNKRFCDLLGYSYDEVVDKLGPIDLTLPADRKIVQKKIEDRLNGLIKTAEYELRAIKKNGEILLIKVLGSIATYRGRPAIIGTMLDLSKEKLLELQLMRAQKMESLGQLAGGIAHDFNNILGIISGSLEIFQNKAFPEDCKKIIAMAKNATERGSEIVKRLLLFSRNEEVKLIPLSLPMVIDETISILEHTIERNITIEKNIDDSNTFILGNKEQFLQALLNICMNARDAMPSGGTIKIILEKAKAGDLKQKLPAMEDKNFCALHISDTGIGMDEWIQEHIFDPFFTTKEKGKGTGLGLSIVHGIIKNHKGFIDVTSSRGRGTTFTIYLPVVSLPAEIVMTEEETKIKGGHERILVVEDEEFLREILKEELLSLGYEVIEASNGFEALAIFKDRFLSIDLIILDIGMPGMTGDIIFSKLKEIDPEVHVMIASGYLEIPKRNQLKQLGVKEFIQKPYTLKEVALAVRKILDDSQGKMTEVPFSEKAN
- a CDS encoding carboxypeptidase-like regulatory domain-containing protein; amino-acid sequence: MRKMKMVLLKKLICFCLSLSLLVLPSLSFSKEAGSELRGKVFRSDGKTAIMGATVRAYHIESGKLYNSAPTDESGSYALTHLPYGYYDVAVETPEGLFVSTQVINVAPDSKLSLSFAISSFEEQPQEWWAGKEKPQIPALKKESSGIAKVLERKGGKAFWKSGKGIATILVGSAAVIGAIIASGGEEGSPH
- a CDS encoding PAS domain S-box protein; the protein is MLAAFLPIEFQNPRWIIVMNTSSSSAVSSARNFFGEFTLLLLLIMVALFVGTIQVFRDITERKRMEQILAESEEKYRRVVEGSLAGVYIHQDGIFKFVNKRFCEIMGYDYEELIDRMGPLDLAHPENKILVQKKIEERLKGQVQVAEYEARAVRKNGEIIPVRILGSTIIYRGKPAIMGTILDQSKEKALELQLIQSQKMESLGQLAGGIAHDFNNIPGIIVGSLDILKSTNPNERSTRYIDMSLEAAKRGSDEEPLFPSISPWRRSPPKRWNSMRSSAK
- a CDS encoding response regulator encodes the protein MEFNEKLGEIKGGTEKLLIVEDEEALRQLLKETFMVLGYEILQATDGFEAIELFREKADLIDLVILDIGLPGMAGDIVAMKLKSIRPHARIVIASGYLEFPRKAELLELGVKEFIQKPYSIMEIASTVRRILDEAPFSPV
- a CDS encoding replication-associated recombination protein A gives rise to the protein MEKNQEKRVTASAPLADRMRPMDFDEFLGQDDIVGEGKLLRRAIEKDELRSIILWGPPGSGKTTLAHIIAHHTKAKFIPFSAVLAGIKEVKEVMAQAEEHRKMFGQKTILFIDEIHRFNKAQQDAFLPYVEKGIIILIGATTENPSFEVIAPLLSRSKVYVLRPLSQEMIEKILKKALTDERGLMRLNVSIEDTLLKEIAILSQGDARFALNILEFVCANAQPGEAGRRKIAREMIIDALQKTSLYYDKDGEEHYNLISALHKSLRNSDPDAALYWLARMLQSGEDPLYIARRMVRFASEDVGVADPQALQVAIAAKEAIHFLGIPEGDLALAEAAVYLAMAPKSNSLYEAYGKVTDDIRKGEVFPVPLHLRNAPTGLMKALKYGEGYKYAHDFEDAMTDMDCLPEKLRSRKYYTPTARGFEKLIRERLEKWEAFKKRNKDKAGKK
- a CDS encoding cold shock domain-containing protein, with product MPKGKIKWFNNTKGYGFIEREDGPDVFVHYSAIQSEGYKTLDKGEEVEFEIKEGPRGPHAERVMKL
- a CDS encoding CRTAC1 family protein; the protein is MKFVDVTNDVGIGVHGAGSVTWGDFNNDGYEDLLIGCGDLYINSGPPDFTFSKHTTFTGGNGGHWGDIDNDGDLDFFCTSGTNALWINNGDGTFSNQTDSSGLKNRGCSAYDGDCGCTSANPWCPWNSWPFTASAWGDYDADGYIDLYIGNYETWDGSTLYCWPDFFYKNNGNKTFTDVSWTSGVRDADGDGTQDEKPNEVDRRCVRGVTWGDYNNDNLNDIYISNYRIMPNTLWENQGSGKFKNVADSKGCAKADNVGDEGHTLGSDWGDMDNDGDIDLYEADLAHEIYWLFLGHDASALYRNNGPPDYNFTNIRPNTGMEQMSTSRNDWTETSPTWGDADNDGDIDIYVTQIYMYSSYYSKMYRNNGIGGDGYQKFTDMTNYYGDCPSDPKQPPAAGANCMKLWYSSTAAWADYDNDGDLDLAAGGNNYWVECSDSDGDGTGECQYINTPEPEKPDCNTADANTWCQPSYFHLFKNVTANSNHWLELNLLGTTYNNRAAIGARVKATVGSTAMMREVSGGTGYHSTQNSMRIHFGLGSSTVVNQLEIRWPDGTTKILSNVNADQIMTVCDQETISGLRFSSDKSTITWDPVSGAESYDIVKGDLNSLRSSHGDFSSSLTGCVENDSADTQTFDDSQPPAGEGFYYLARFEHSGGKKSTYDVCSTYQKGARDAEINASTNKCE
- a CDS encoding metallophosphoesterase family protein — translated: MRIGFLGDIHGNIVALERCYGILKDEGCENIYHLGDLVGYGPFPNECVEFIRLVQMEGVRGNYDENAAYKSEDCGCDFGDDTEFDLYHRTYLWTRDRVSHAARSLLIDLPFDINFKAGKQTYSLFHANPFDIYTSIWESRGDDFMRDMARYTGADVNVFAHTHVPFHKNIDGIHFINVGSVGNPKDGNPRASCVILDADANVRVRILRVEYDIEKVAEAIRKSPLPSEIADRLLIGK